One window of Camelina sativa cultivar DH55 chromosome 4, Cs, whole genome shotgun sequence genomic DNA carries:
- the LOC104779921 gene encoding UPF0400 protein C337.03-like isoform X2 — MGSSFNAQILVEKLAKLNNTQASIETLSHWCIFHMNKAKHVVETWGRQFHCAPRDQRVAYLHLANDILQNSRRKGSEFVGEFWKVLPEALRDVIENGDDFGRKSARRLVNIWEERKVFGSRGQILKEELLGRQPEVGTRNGTLVPLKLSVQQRQANGSTLEKVVSAVEVLHGVHVDEDAIVGKCTNASGYLEKATQEIERDLSSGHTPGPAVVKEVQGQHAILRDCIEQLGTVETSRTSLISLLREALQEQELKLEQVRNHLQIARFQSDRTGNLCRQLLDHGGSSQPPAPATEEEESKEAIKGSTSSAAAAPQNFTHSDVEQSAPVMFASNPTQSVEDPRKTAAAAVVAKLTASTSSAEMLSYVLSSLASEGIIGNNNPPAVTESPSSVDYPPEKRPKLQNHDQSYLPQHQQNAATTSSSTPPPALPLPPPPSFQLQPQFLQPLQPPGPVNQTPFNYTIATTSATTQPQQQQQGPWVPGLTPPSTTTSAPSDNSYQKFQGQDGFYGINSSVPMTPVTRQ; from the exons ATGGGTAGTTCATTTAACGCTCAGATATTAGTTGAGAAGCTTGCCAAGCTCAACAATACGCAAGCAAGCATTGAGA CTTTATCACATTGGTGTATCTTTCACATGAACAAGGCGAAACATGTTGTAGAAACATGGGGTAGACAGTTTCACTGTGCCCCGCGTGATCAACGTGTGGCGTACCTGCACCTTGCGAATGATATCTTGCAAAATAGTAGGCGAAAGGGTTCTGAGTTTGTAGGTGAGTTCTGGAAAGTACTCCCTGAGGCCCTTCGTGATGTGATTGAAAATGGTGACGACTTTGGAAGAAAATCTGCACGTCGATTG GTTAATATATGGGAAGAAAGGAAAGTCTTTGGATCGCGTGGACAGATTCTCAAAGAAGAACTTCTGGGAAGGCAGCCTGAAGTTGGAACCAGAAACGGAACTCTTGTGCCGCTTAAGCTT TCTGTTCAACAGAGACAGGCAAATGGATCTACACTGGAGAAAGTAGTGTCTGCTGTTGAAGTTCTTCACGGCGTTCACGTTGATGAGGATGCTATTGTTGGAAAATGTACTAATGCTTCTGGTTACCTTGAGAAAGCAACacaagagattgagagagatctTAGTTCAG GACACACCCCTGGGCCCGCTGTAGTAAAGGAGGTGCAGGGACAACATGCCATACTGAGAGACTGCATCGAACAGTTAGGGACAGTGGAGACATCCAGAACAAGTCTTATCTCTCTTCTGAGAGAGGCTTTACAAGAACAG GAACTCAAGCTGGAGCAAGTTCGTAACCACCTTCAG ATTGCTCGGTTTCAATCAGACCGGACTGGTAATCTCTGCAGACAGCTTCTAGACCATGGCGGTAGTTCACAGCCTCCTGCTCCTgctacagaagaagaagagtcaaaAGAAGCCATCAAAGGTTCAACTTCATCTGCTGCAGCAGCACCGCAAAACTTCACACACAGTGATGTGGAACAATCTGCTCCGGTCATGTTTGCTTCAAACCCAACTCAGTCAGTTGAAGACCCAAGAAAAACTGCAGCAGCCGCAGTAGTAGCTAAGCTAACCGCATCAACCTCCTCAGCAGAGATGCTCTCCTATGTTCTCTCCTCATTAGCCTCTGAAGGCATCATCGGAAATAACAACCCACCTGCTGTTACAGAATCTCC ATCATCCGTCGATTACCCACCAGAGAAAAGACCCAAGCTTCAAAACCATGACCAGTCCTATCTCCCGCAGCACCAACAGAATGCTGCAACGACATCCTCCAGCACGCCCCCACCAGCACTTCCACTGCCACCACCACCATCGTTCCAGCTTCAACCTCAGTTCTTGCAGCCCTTACAGCCTCCCGGGCCTGTAAACCAGACACCATTCAACTACACCATAGCAACCACTTCTGCAACCacacaaccacaacaacaacaacaaggtcctTGGGTTCCTGGGCTTACTCCACCCTCAACAACAACCTCTGCTCCATCCGATAATTCATACCAGAAGTTTCAAGGACAAGATGGTTTCTATGGGATCAACTCATCAGTGCCTATGACACCTGTTACCCGGCAGTAG
- the LOC104779924 gene encoding actin-related protein 2, giving the protein MDNKNVVVCDNGTGYVKCGFAGENFPTSVFPCVVGRPLLRYEESLMEQQVKDIVVGETCAELRHQLDINYPVHNGIVQNWDDMEHVWNHAFYNELKINPSDCKILLTDPPLNPSKNREKMIETMFEKYNFAGVFIQIQAVLTLYAQGLLTGLVIDSGDGVTHVVPVVDGYSFPHLTKRMNVAGRHITAYLVDLLSRRGYAMNKTADFETVREIKEKLCYISYDYKRESQLGLETTILVKNYTLPDGRVIKVGTERFQAPEALFTPELIDVEGDGMADMVFRCIQEMDIDNRMMLYQHIVLSGGSTMYPGLPSRLEKEIQDRYLDTVLKGNKDGLKKLRLRIEDPPRRKHMVYLGGAVLAGIMKDAPEFWINREDYMEEGINCLNKMGQA; this is encoded by the exons ATGGACAACAAAAACGTCGTCGTTTGCGACAACGGCACCGGC TATGTAAAATGTGGATTTGCTGGAGAGAATTTCCCAACTTCTGTTTTCCCCTGTGTCGTGGGAAGGCCTTTGCTTCGGTATGAAGAATCACTCATGGAGCAGCAAGTCaag GATATAGTTGTTGGGGAGACTTGCGCTGAGCTTCGGCATCAGTTGGATATAAATTATCCTGTCCACAACGGTATTGTGCAGAATTGGGATGATATGGAGCATGTTTGGAATCACGCTTTCTATAACGAACTGAAA ATCAATCCATCAGATTGTAAGATATTGCTCACGGATCCACCTCTTAATCCCTCAAAGAATCGTGAAAAAATG ATTGAGACAATGTTTGAGAAATACAATTTCGCTGGCGTTTTCATTCAAATCCAAGCCGTTTTAACTCTGTATGCTCAAG GTTTGCTAACTGGTTTGGTTATTGATTCTGGTGATGGTGTTACTCATGTG GTTCCGGTGGTTGACGGCTACTCATTCCCTCATCTTACCAAAAGAATGAATGTCGCTGGTAGACACATAACAGCGTATCTCGTTGATCTACTTTCTCGACGAGG ATACGCGATGAACAAGACTGCTGACTTTGAGACAGTTagagaaattaaagagaagCTCTGCTATATAAG CTATGATTACAAGAGAGAGTCTCAACTCGGGCTCGAGACAACCATCCTTGTTAAGAATTATACT CTTCCAGATGGGAGGGTCATCAAGGTTGGCACGGAAAGATTCCAAGCACCTGAAGCGCTTTTTACACCG GAACTCATTGATGTTGAAGGTGATGGAATGGCAGACATGGTGTTCCGCTGTATTCAAGAAATGGATATTGATAACCGCATGATG CTCTACCAACACATAGTTTTAAGCGGAGGAAGCACCATGTATCCAGGATTACCTAGCCG TCTTGAGAAAGAAATCCAGGATAGGTATCTCGATACAGTTCTTAAAGGAAACAAAGATGGCTTGAAG AAACTCAGATTGCGAATCGAAGATCCACCGAGAAGGAAACACATGGTATACCTCGGAGGTGCTGTTCTTGCAGGAATCATGAag GACGCACCAGAGTTCTGGATCAATAGAGAGGACTATATGGAAGAAGGCATCAATTGTTTAAACAAGATGGGACAagcttaa
- the LOC104779921 gene encoding UPF0400 protein C337.03-like isoform X1, producing the protein MGSSFNAQILVEKLAKLNNTQASIETLSHWCIFHMNKAKHVVETWGRQFHCAPRDQRVAYLHLANDILQNSRRKGSEFVGEFWKVLPEALRDVIENGDDFGRKSARRLVNIWEERKVFGSRGQILKEELLGRQPEVGTRNGTLVPLKLSVQQRQANGSTLEKVVSAVEVLHGVHVDEDAIVGKCTNASGYLEKATQEIERDLSSGHTPGPAVVKEVQGQHAILRDCIEQLGTVETSRTSLISLLREALQEQELKLEQVRNHLQIARFQSDRTGNLCRQLLDHGGSSQPPAPATEEEESKEAIKGSTSSAAAAPQNFTHSDVEQSAPVMFASNPTQSVEDPRKTAAAAVVAKLTASTSSAEMLSYVLSSLASEGIIGNNNPPAVTESPSSVDYPPEKRPKLQNHGQSYLPQHQQNAATTSSSTPPPALPLPPPPSFQLQPQFLQPLQPPGPVNQTPFNYTIATTSATTQPQQQQQGPWVPGLTPPSTTTSAPSDNSYQKFQGQDGFYGINSSVPMTPVTRQ; encoded by the exons ATGGGTAGTTCATTTAACGCTCAGATATTAGTTGAGAAGCTTGCCAAGCTCAACAATACGCAAGCAAGCATTGAGA CTTTATCACATTGGTGTATCTTTCACATGAACAAGGCGAAACATGTTGTAGAAACATGGGGTAGACAGTTTCACTGTGCCCCGCGTGATCAACGTGTGGCGTACCTGCACCTTGCGAATGATATCTTGCAAAATAGTAGGCGAAAGGGTTCTGAGTTTGTAGGTGAGTTCTGGAAAGTACTCCCTGAGGCCCTTCGTGATGTGATTGAAAATGGTGACGACTTTGGAAGAAAATCTGCACGTCGATTG GTTAATATATGGGAAGAAAGGAAAGTCTTTGGATCGCGTGGACAGATTCTCAAAGAAGAACTTCTGGGAAGGCAGCCTGAAGTTGGAACCAGAAACGGAACTCTTGTGCCGCTTAAGCTT TCTGTTCAACAGAGACAGGCAAATGGATCTACACTGGAGAAAGTAGTGTCTGCTGTTGAAGTTCTTCACGGCGTTCACGTTGATGAGGATGCTATTGTTGGAAAATGTACTAATGCTTCTGGTTACCTTGAGAAAGCAACacaagagattgagagagatctTAGTTCAG GACACACCCCTGGGCCCGCTGTAGTAAAGGAGGTGCAGGGACAACATGCCATACTGAGAGACTGCATCGAACAGTTAGGGACAGTGGAGACATCCAGAACAAGTCTTATCTCTCTTCTGAGAGAGGCTTTACAAGAACAG GAACTCAAGCTGGAGCAAGTTCGTAACCACCTTCAG ATTGCTCGGTTTCAATCAGACCGGACTGGTAATCTCTGCAGACAGCTTCTAGACCATGGCGGTAGTTCACAGCCTCCTGCTCCTgctacagaagaagaagagtcaaaAGAAGCCATCAAAGGTTCAACTTCATCTGCTGCAGCAGCACCGCAAAACTTCACACACAGTGATGTGGAACAATCTGCTCCGGTCATGTTTGCTTCAAACCCAACTCAGTCAGTTGAAGACCCAAGAAAAACTGCAGCAGCCGCAGTAGTAGCTAAGCTAACCGCATCAACCTCCTCAGCAGAGATGCTCTCCTATGTTCTCTCCTCATTAGCCTCTGAAGGCATCATCGGAAATAACAACCCACCTGCTGTTACAGAATCTCCATCATCCGTCGATTACCCACCAGAGAAAAGACCCAAGCTTCAAAACCATGGCCAGTCCTATCTCCCGCAGCACCAACAGAATGCTGCAACGACATCCTCCAGCACGCCCCCACCAGCACTTCCACTGCCACCACCACCATCGTTCCAGCTTCAACCTCAGTTCTTGCAGCCCTTACAGCCTCCCGGGCCTGTAAACCAGACACCATTCAACTACACCATAGCAACCACTTCTGCAACCacacaaccacaacaacaacaacaaggtcctTGGGTTCCTGGGCTTACTCCACCCTCAACAACAACCTCTGCTCCATCCGATAATTCATACCAGAAGTTTCAAGGACAAGATGGTTTCTATGGAATCAACTCATCAGTGCCTATGACACCTGTTACCCGGCAGTAG
- the LOC109132443 gene encoding NAC domain-containing protein 90-like, which translates to MVEQPHQPQCMSAPQQDCLLPPILDGISHFNAPRESYSFVPTDEVLVTCYLKPYLKGNKDSTIIVPINLVDIYKSNPENLSETEGFKTGNEKEWFFISERTDIGKAGEYKKCGENGGYWRVVASPKKINAGQVVVG; encoded by the exons ATGGTTGAGCAGCCGCATCAACCACAATGTATGTCAGCACCACAACAAGATTGTTTACTTCCACCAATCCTGGACGGGATTTCTCACTTCAATGCGCCCCGCGAAAGTTATTCGTTTGTACCAACCGATGAAGTTCTTGTCACTTGTTACTTGAAACCGTATTTGAAAGGCAACAAAGACTCAACTATCATTGTCCCTATTAACCTTGTGGACATATACAAGTCCAACCCAGAAAATCTTTCAG aaaCAGAGGGATTTAAGACGGGTAATGAGAAGGAATGGTTCTTTATATCGGAGAGGACTGACATTGGTAAAGCTGGAGAATATAAGAAATGTGGCGAAAATGGAGGATATTGGAGAGTAGTAGCATCTCCTAAGAAGATTAATGCTGGACAAGTGGTAGTCGGCTAA
- the LOC104779922 gene encoding membrane-anchored ubiquitin-fold protein 4, giving the protein MPEEDLVELKFRLYDGSDVGPFQYSPTATVSMLKERIVSEWPKDKKIVPKSASDIKLINAGKILENGKTVAQCKAPFDDLPKSVITMHVVVQPSPTKARPEKKIEEEAPQRSFCSCTIM; this is encoded by the exons aTGCCGGAGGAAGATTTGGTTGAACTTAAATTCCGGTTATATGACGGTTCAGATGTTGGACCCTTTCAGTATTCTCCAACTGCTACAGTCTCAATGCTAAAGGAGAGAATTGTCTCCGAGTGGCCTAAAG ACAAGAAGATTGTGCCAAAATCAGCTAGTGACATCAAGTTGATAAATGCTGGTAAGATATTGGAGAATGGTAAAACTGTTGCACAGTGTAAAGCTCCATTTGATGATCTCCCTAAATCCGTCATTACAATGCATGTTGTTGTGCAACCGTCTCCAACAAAAGCAAGACCAG AGAAAAAAATCGAAGAGGAAGCCCCACAGAGAAGCTTTTGCTCATGTACTATCATGTGA
- the LOC104779923 gene encoding uncharacterized protein LOC104779923, translating to MKKKSLIMFSFILLQFLLVNSMSPKHSSPKPKPAAEITIMGFVYCDVCSNNSFSKHSYFMSGVEVRIVCRFKAASSTTSETVTFSANRTTNEFGLYKVAITSLDCAEVDSLASSCQASLVGRKSLSDPSCNIPGYRTTTDQVVFKSKRSNSCVYGFNALNFRPFKRNLDLCGKK from the exons atgaagaagaaatcacTGATAATGTTTTCCTTTATTCTTCTGCAATTTCTGCTCGTAAACTCTATGTCTCCAAAACATTcatcaccaaaaccaaaaccagctGCAGAAATCACTATTATGGGTTTTGTTTACTGCGATGTCTGCTCCAACAACAGTTTCTCCAAACACAGTTACTTCATGTCcg GTGTGGAAGTGAGAATTGTCTGCAGATTCAAAGCAGCTTCGTCAACAACAAGTGAAACTGTAACATTCTCTGCAAATAGAACCACCAACGAATTCGGACTGTACAAGGTAGCCATAACTTCTCTAGACTGTGCCGAGGTAGACAGTCTGGCAAGTTCTTGTCAAGCGAGTTTGGTCGGAAGAAAAAGCTTATCGGATCCTTCTTGCAACATTCCTGGTTATAGAACCACGACGGATCAGGTTGTGTTTAAGTCTAAACGGTCTAATTCCTGTGTTTATGGATTCAATGCTTTGAACTTCAGACCATTCAAGAGGAATCTTGACTTGTGTGGCAAGAAATAG